One genomic window of Notamacropus eugenii isolate mMacEug1 chromosome 6, mMacEug1.pri_v2, whole genome shotgun sequence includes the following:
- the RPS13 gene encoding small ribosomal subunit protein uS15, with protein MGRMHAPGKGLSQSALPYRRSVPTWLKLTSDDVKEQIYKLAKKGLTPSQIGVILRDSHGVAQVRFVTGNKILRILKSKGLAPDLPEDLYHLIKKAVAVRKHLERNRKDKDSKFRLILNESRIHRLARYYKTKRVLPPNWKYESSTASALVA; from the exons ATGGGTCGTATGCACGCTCCCGG GAAGGGCCTGTCCCAGTCTGCTCTGCCGTACCGCCGCAGCGTGCCCACG TGGCTGAAGCTCACCTCGGACGACGTGAAGGAGCAGATCTACAAGCTGGCCAAGAAAGGCCTGACGCCCTCCCAGATCG GTGTGATCCTGAGGGATTCTCATGGTGTGGCACAAGTACGCTTTGTAACTGGGAACAAAATTTTGAGAATTCTAAAGTCCAAGGGACTTGCACCTGATCTTCCTGAAGATCTTTATCACTTGATCAAGAAAGCTGTTGCTGTTCGAAAGCATcttgagagaaacagaaag GATAAGGATTCTAAATTCCGTCTGATTCTGAACGAGAGCCGAATTCACCGACTGGCTCGATATTATAAGACCAAGAGAGTGCTCCCACCCAATTGGAAATA TGAATCATCCACAGCCTCTGCTCTGGTTGCATAA